A region from the Halosolutus gelatinilyticus genome encodes:
- a CDS encoding PGF-CTERM sorting domain-containing protein, with translation MTRRSQFTTALVAAMVAISMLGMAVPVGANSSTGPTKQVHTLQDGEDLYLLFGVEGDVTQDEIEGMIAEGASADSPSAMATQQDSVSDVIQYQDVGQVNLVEQGEAVSVAIGGGEATAIQDVDQRNANSQTGEANAENYNSNHAQTSFEDVGDVYVVMGQSDNPQFNGWGVANDDGETTVAQTAQASVSQAQAVQQANVKQGTVAFAFAENESSATAVQVTEQANQNLQEGSSVATNVYAEDLDNDPNKSYHERHKKHDGVSAVQNANASVEQAQEVQQANVYEMGGAVAIAVGENATATAVQMTEQSNLNEQIGTAEAINIMLDSPGMNIATASMDGESSIVDQEVKAQGADQKDHDKKKDDGETDLEQAAEASVTQYQSVEQANVQLNSTAAAIATNGSEAEAVQLTFQENINAQVASAQALNVYLGDLSPHDKSLEEKGLKEGQNLSGAVITETTGVTVNGDAIEGTDTVAFDYDGQNEQLNDVDQYSTAEVAQSQNITQLNLESNTALAVAEDNGNASALQLTIQENENVQITESNATTVNNGTIEDGTDGEDGTDGEDGTDGEDGTNSSDGANGTDGNSVEAAQSDDDGGNSGDESMPGFGAGVALVAVVAAAMLARRS, from the coding sequence ATGACCAGACGATCACAGTTTACGACCGCTCTCGTGGCCGCGATGGTGGCCATCTCGATGCTTGGGATGGCTGTCCCCGTGGGCGCAAACAGTAGTACCGGTCCGACAAAACAAGTACACACTCTCCAGGACGGGGAGGATCTCTACCTCCTGTTCGGCGTCGAAGGAGACGTCACCCAAGACGAAATAGAGGGAATGATCGCCGAGGGCGCATCAGCCGATAGCCCGAGCGCGATGGCGACCCAGCAGGACAGCGTCTCGGACGTCATCCAGTACCAGGACGTCGGCCAGGTGAACCTCGTCGAGCAGGGCGAGGCAGTGTCCGTCGCAATCGGCGGTGGCGAAGCGACCGCCATCCAGGACGTGGACCAGCGGAACGCCAACTCCCAGACCGGCGAAGCGAACGCCGAGAACTACAACAGCAACCACGCCCAGACGTCGTTCGAAGACGTCGGCGACGTCTACGTGGTCATGGGCCAAAGCGATAACCCGCAGTTCAACGGCTGGGGCGTCGCTAATGATGACGGCGAGACGACGGTCGCGCAGACGGCGCAGGCGTCCGTCTCCCAGGCCCAGGCAGTCCAGCAGGCGAACGTCAAGCAGGGCACCGTCGCCTTCGCGTTCGCGGAGAACGAGAGCTCGGCGACCGCCGTCCAGGTGACCGAGCAGGCCAACCAGAACCTCCAGGAAGGCTCGTCCGTTGCGACGAACGTCTACGCGGAGGATCTCGACAACGATCCGAACAAGAGCTACCACGAACGACACAAGAAGCACGACGGCGTGAGCGCTGTCCAGAACGCCAACGCGTCCGTCGAACAGGCCCAGGAAGTCCAGCAGGCGAACGTCTACGAAATGGGCGGCGCCGTCGCGATCGCGGTCGGCGAGAACGCCACCGCGACGGCCGTTCAGATGACCGAACAATCGAACCTCAACGAACAGATCGGCACCGCCGAGGCCATCAACATCATGCTGGACTCGCCGGGAATGAACATCGCGACCGCCAGCATGGACGGCGAATCCAGCATCGTCGACCAGGAGGTCAAAGCGCAGGGCGCCGATCAGAAGGACCACGACAAGAAGAAAGACGACGGCGAGACGGACCTCGAACAGGCCGCCGAAGCCAGCGTCACGCAGTACCAGAGCGTCGAACAGGCGAACGTTCAGCTCAACAGTACGGCCGCGGCGATCGCCACGAACGGCAGCGAAGCTGAAGCGGTTCAGCTGACCTTCCAGGAGAACATCAACGCGCAGGTCGCCTCGGCGCAGGCCCTGAACGTCTACCTCGGCGATCTCAGCCCCCACGACAAGTCGCTCGAGGAGAAAGGACTCAAGGAAGGACAGAACCTCAGCGGCGCCGTCATCACCGAAACGACGGGCGTGACGGTTAACGGCGACGCGATCGAGGGCACCGATACCGTCGCCTTCGACTACGACGGCCAGAACGAACAGCTGAACGACGTCGATCAGTACTCGACGGCGGAAGTCGCACAGAGCCAGAACATCACGCAGCTGAACCTCGAATCGAACACCGCCCTCGCGGTCGCCGAAGACAACGGCAACGCGTCCGCGCTCCAGCTGACGATCCAGGAGAACGAGAACGTCCAGATCACGGAGTCCAACGCGACGACCGTCAACAACGGCACGATCGAGGACGGCACGGACGGCGAGGACGGCACGGACGGCGAAGACGGCACGGACGGCGAAGACGGTACTAACAGTAGCGACGGAGCCAACGGAACCGACGGCAACAGCGTCGAAGCGGCCCAGAGCGACGACGATGGCGGAAACTCGGGCGACGAATCGATGCCCGGCTTCGGTGCCGGCGTCGCGCTCGTCGCGGTGGTCGCCGCGGCCATGCTCGCACGACGCAGCTAA